A window of Streptomyces sp. Je 1-332 genomic DNA:
GGCACCGGCGACACCGGCGGCATCGCCCCGGGAGAGCCCGACCCGAACGGCGCCGCCTACCGCGCCGAGGGCAAGCTGCCCGGCGGCCCCGGCTCGGCGGCCGTGTACCACGCGCGCGGCACGGTCAGCCAGGACCAGGTCGCCGCGCTGGCCAAGGCCCTGGGCATCGAGGGCAAGCCCACCTCGAAGGACGGCGCCTGGAAGATCGGCCCCACCAAGGACGGTTCGGGGCCTTCGCTCCAGGTGGGCAAGGAGGCGCCGGGCACCTGGACGTTCACGCGGTATGCCTCTGGCGGCAGCGACAACTGCCAGAAGGGCAAGCCCTGTTCGGATGCGTCGGGTTCGTCCACCGCGCCGAACGGCGAGGGTGACGCGGTCGGCGAGAGCGCGGCGAAGAAGGCCGCGGCTCCCGTCCTGAAGGCCGTGGGCCAGGACGACGCGAAGCTGGACGCGGGTCAACTCCTGGGCGGCGTACGAGTGGTGAACGCCGACCCGAAGGTGGGCGGGCTCCCGACGTACGGCTGGTCGACCGGCATCCAGGTCGGCGCGGACGGCCAAGTGGTCGGCGGAAGCGGCCAGTTGAAGGCGCCGGAGAAGGGCGCAACGTACCCGGTGATCAGTGCGGGGAAGACCCTGGAGCAGCTCAACAAGTCGGGCGGCGGTGACGGCCGCGTCGGCATCGGCGGCTGCGCGTCGGCGGTGCCGCACGCGAAGGGTGACACGGCTGACGGCTCCGACGGCGGCGGCCCCGCGGTCGAGGAGGGGACGAAGGCGCCGTGCGAGGAGCCGTCATCCGCGCCTCCGAAGCCGCAGCCGATCACGGTGAAGGACGCGACGTTCGGGCTCGCGGTGCACTTCGTGGACGGTCGCCAGACACTCGTGCCCGCCTGGCTGTTCGATGTACGGCCGCAGGGCGCGAAGGACAGCTTCACGGTGACGCATCCGGCCGTGGCGCCGAAGTTCCTCACCTCGCCGAGCACGCCGTCGCCCACCGCGAAGCCCACCGAGAAGCCGGGCCCGGGCAAGCAGAAGTCGGCCACGCGCGTCGAGTCCTACCGCGCGGACGGCAAGTCCCTGACGGTGCACTTCTGGGGCGGCGTCTGCAGCGACTACTCGGCGTCGGCCGACGAGAGCAAGGACAGCGTGCGCGTGAAGGTGACCGAGACCCACAAGAAGGGCGAGGTCTGCGTGAGCATGGCCAAGGAGTTCACCAAGACCGTGACCCTCGACGAGCCGCTCGGCGACCGCAAGGTCGTGGACGCGAAGGGCGGCGGGACGGTGCCGCGGAATTAGCCCTCCCCCGGCTGACACGAAGGCGGCGGCCCCCGAAGTGCTTCGGGGGCCGCCGCCTTCGTACGTACAGCCTGAGCTGCGTGCAGGCTTAGCTGAACGAGTCGCCGCAGGCGCAGGAGCCCGTGGCGTTCGGGTTGTCGATCGTGAAGCCCTGCTTCTCGATGGTGTCGACGAAGTCGATGGAGGCGCCGCCCAGGTACGGAGCGCTCATCCGGTCGGTGACGACCTTCACGCCGTCGAAGTCCTTGACCACGTCGCCGTCAAGCGAGCGCTCGTCGAAGAACAGCTGGTAGCGAAGGCCCGAGCAGCCGCCGGGCTGAACGGCGACGCGCAGCGCCAGGTCATCCCGGCCCTCCTGCTCAAGAAGGCCCTTGACCTTGGCCGCGGCGGCGTCGGACAGGAGGATGCCGTCGCTCACGGTGGTGGTCTCGTCCGATACGGACATCTGCTTCTCTCCCGGGTTGTACGGAGACTGCTTGCCGACGGTTGCAACCGACGGGGCCGCTGATTCATTCCGGGCCGAGTGCTCTGTCTCTCGGCCTTCTTTCGGCTGTCTTGCGACTGTCTTCCCCTTCATGCTCGCACATGCCGTCGCCGGGGGCAGCGGCCCGTCGGAGGCGAACGCGTCACATCGACACTATGGCCATCGTCAAACTGACGTGAAGCGGTTATGATAGATAACGTCAATTAGACGAAAAGGCTCGTCTGCAGAACAGAAAGGGTGCGTGTCGTGACCACCGCCCAGTCCCCCGCGGACCTCGTGGACCTCGATGTACAGCCCACACCGCTCGCCCTTTTGCTGCTCGGCCGCGAGGCCGACCCCAAGAGCGAGCGCGGTGTGGAGTGCCCCGGCGATCTGCCGTCACCCTCCGACCCGGACCTGGTGGAGCGCGCACGCGCCGCCAAGGAGAAGCTCGGCGACAAGGTCTTCGTGCTCGGCCACCACTACCAGCGCGACGAGGTCATCCAGTTCGCGGATGTCACCGGCGACTCCTTCAAGCTGGCCAAGGACGCGGCCGCCAAGCCGGAGGCGGAGTACATCGTCTTCTGCGGCGTGCACTTCATGGCCGAGTCCGCCGACATCCTGACCACCGACGACCAGAAGGTCGTCCTGCCCGACCTGGCCGCCGGCTGTTCGATGGCCGACATGGCCACCGCCGAGCAGGTCGCGGAGTGCTGGGACGTGCTGGCCGAGGCCGGGATATCCGAGCAGGTCGTGCCCGTCTCGTACATGAACTCGTCGGCCGACATCAAGGCCTTCACCGGCAAGCACGGCGGGACGATCTGCACCTCGTCCAACGCCAAGCGGGCCCTGGAGTGGGCCTATGAGCAGGGCGAGAAGGTGCTGTTCCTGCCCGACCAGCACCTGGGGCGCAACACCGCGGTCCGCGACATGGGCCTCTCGCTCGACGACTGCGTCCTGTACAACCCGCACAAGCCGAACGGCGGCCTGACGCCTCAGCAGCTGCGGGACGCGAAGATGATCCTGTGGCGCGGGCACTGCTCGGTGCACGGGCGGTTCTCGCTGGAGTCCGTCGAGGACGTGCGTGCGCGGATTCCCGGCGTGAACGTCCTGGTGCACCCCGAGTGCAAGCACGAGGTCGTGGCCGCCGCGGACTACGTGGGCTCCACGGAGCACATCATCCAGACCCTGGAGGCGGCTCCCGCCGGTTCCAAGTGGGCGATCGGGACCGAGCTGAACCTCGTACGCCGCCTGGCGAACCGTTTCGCCGCCGAGGACAAGGAGATCGTCTTCCTCGACAAGACGGTCTGCTTCTGCTCGACCATGAACCGCATCGACCTGCCGCACCTGGTCTGGGCGCTCGAATCCCTGGCCGACGGCAAGCTGGTCAACCAGATCGAGGTCGACCGCGAGACCGAGCAGTTCGCGAAGCTGGCCCTTGAGCGGATGCTGGCGCTTCCGTAGGGCTTGCTTCCGTAGGACTGCTGCCCGTCAGTCGCGTAAGGGGTGCCCGCCATTGCGGGTGCCCCTTACCGCGTTCTACGCTCTTCCTGCCGCGTTCGACGCTCCTTGAGCGCGTCGGCGAACATCTCCGCCCAGGCGTTCTCGATCAGGGCCATGCCCTGCTCCGCCTTAAGGGTCGGCTTCAGGCGTACCACCCGGCCGTCGTCCGGGTCCTTCTCGCGCTCCAGGTGTCCCGCGTTGACCAGGCCGCGGACCGTGGCGCTCACATTGCTGGCGTGCAGGCCGAGTTCACGAGCCAGGACGCTCACCGTCACGCCCGGCTCCGCGTGGACGTAGCGCAGCAACTCCAGTTCCGAGGACGGCAGTCGCCACAGCCCTGCATTTCCACTTCACGAATCCGGGGGTCCCTCAGCCATGCCCTTGCTCACCGCCGCGCTCGCGCTGCTCTCGTTCATAGGCCCGCTCTCGACCGACATGTACCTCCCGGCCTTTCCGCGGATGGCCGACGAACTGCACACCGACGCCTCCGGCGTGCAGCTCACGCTGACCGCGTTCCTGGTCGGGATGACGCTCGGGCATCTCGTCTTCGGGCCGCTCTCCGACCGGTACGGCAGACGCGCGCCTCTGCTCGCGGGCGCGGCCGTGTGCACCGCGGGTACCGCTCTGTGTGCCGTGGCGCCGTCACTGGGGTGGCTGGTCGCGCTGCGGTTCGTGACCGGGTTCAGTGGGGCCGCGGGGGTCGTGATCAGCCGGGCCGTGGTCGCGGACCGGGTCCAGGGGGCCGCGGCGGCACGGCTGTTCGGGGTGCTCATGACGCTGGCCGGGATCGCGCCGATCATCGCCCCGCTGGCCGGCGGGGCGGTGATCGGGGCCGCGGGGTGGCGTGGCGTGTTCTGGGTGCTCGCCGGGGTTTCGCTGCTCGTGACCCTGGCGGTGGTGGTCGGCGTACCGGAGAGCCTGCCGAAGGAGCGGCGGCACGAGGGCGGGGTGCGGCAGGTGGTGGCGTCGGCCCGCGATGTCGTGGGCGACCGGGCGTACATGGGCTACACGCTCGCCTTCACCTTCGGGTTCGGCACGCTGTTCTGCTACATCGCCGGGTCGCCGTTCCTGCTGCAGAACGTGCTGGGCATGGGGGTGGGGGCGTCGTCCGTCGCGTTCTCGGGCGGGGCCGTGGTCGCGACGCTCTCCAGTGCGGCGGGGGCCCGCCTCGTGGCGCGGGTCTCTCCCGAAGCGCTGTTGCGGGGCGGGCTCCTCGCGATGCTCGCGGGTACGTCGCTGCTGCTTGCCCTCACTCTGGCGGGGCTGTTGGGGGTGGTGGTGTGCCTGGTGCTTTTGGCTCTGGTGTGCGGTGGGCTGGGGCTCGTCGTGGCCAACGCGGCGGCGCTGGCTCTTGCGCGGGTTCCTTACGCCTCCGGCGTGGGGTCCGCCTTGCTCGGAACCGCCCAGAGCGCGCTGGGCGCGGTGGTCGCTCCGCTGGCGGGGCTCGGCGGTGATTCCACCGCGGTGCCGCTGTTCTTGGGGATGACCCTGTGCAGCGGGGCTGCCGTGCTGGCACCTGCGGTGCTGGTACGCGGACGGGGTGCCCCTCTGGGTGAGGGGCACCCCGTCCTGGGTGAGGCTGGACGCCTCGGGTAACGCTTGCCCTGCGGCTTCGGTGTTGTGCCCACCCGTTCCGCCCTTGCGGAACGCCTGCCCACAACAAGGGCCGTCCTTAGACCTGAGCGGGCTCCGACTCGGCGGAGGGCTGTTCGGTCGTAATGCCCGCCTTCTTCGCCCTCTTCGTCTCGCGCTTCGTGCGGCGGCGCTCCTTACGGAGTTCCACCATCGCGTACAGCGTCGGGACTAGGAGGAGGGTCAGGAGCGTCGACGTGATCAGGCCGCCGATGACCACCACCGCGAGCGGCTGGGCGATGAACCCGCCCTCGCCCGTGATGCCGAGGGCCATCGGGAGCAAGGCGAAGATCGTCGCGAGGGCCGTCATCAGGATGGGGCGGAGGCGGTGGCGGCCGCCCTCGATGACTGCCTCGACCACACCGTGGCCCTGCCTGCGGTACTGGTTGATCAGGTCGATCAGGACGATCGCGTTCGTCACGACGATGCCGATCAGCATCAGCATGCCGATCATCGCCGGGACGCCCATCGGGGTGTCGGTGGCGATCAGGAGGCCGATCGCGCCCGTGGCCGCGAACGGGATCGAGACCAGCAGGATCAGCGGCTGGACGAGCGAGCGGAACGTCGCCACGAGCAGCATGAAGACGATCGCGATCGCCGCGAGCATCGCCAGGCCCAGCGAGGCGAACGCCTCGTCCTGGTCCTCGGAGACACCGCCGATGGACGCCGTGGCGCCGT
This region includes:
- a CDS encoding iron-sulfur cluster assembly accessory protein — translated: MSVSDETTTVSDGILLSDAAAAKVKGLLEQEGRDDLALRVAVQPGGCSGLRYQLFFDERSLDGDVVKDFDGVKVVTDRMSAPYLGGASIDFVDTIEKQGFTIDNPNATGSCACGDSFS
- the nadA gene encoding quinolinate synthase NadA, encoding MTTAQSPADLVDLDVQPTPLALLLLGREADPKSERGVECPGDLPSPSDPDLVERARAAKEKLGDKVFVLGHHYQRDEVIQFADVTGDSFKLAKDAAAKPEAEYIVFCGVHFMAESADILTTDDQKVVLPDLAAGCSMADMATAEQVAECWDVLAEAGISEQVVPVSYMNSSADIKAFTGKHGGTICTSSNAKRALEWAYEQGEKVLFLPDQHLGRNTAVRDMGLSLDDCVLYNPHKPNGGLTPQQLRDAKMILWRGHCSVHGRFSLESVEDVRARIPGVNVLVHPECKHEVVAAADYVGSTEHIIQTLEAAPAGSKWAIGTELNLVRRLANRFAAEDKEIVFLDKTVCFCSTMNRIDLPHLVWALESLADGKLVNQIEVDRETEQFAKLALERMLALP
- a CDS encoding MarR family transcriptional regulator, with the translated sequence MWRLPSSELELLRYVHAEPGVTVSVLARELGLHASNVSATVRGLVNAGHLEREKDPDDGRVVRLKPTLKAEQGMALIENAWAEMFADALKERRTRQEERRTR
- a CDS encoding multidrug effflux MFS transporter translates to MPLLTAALALLSFIGPLSTDMYLPAFPRMADELHTDASGVQLTLTAFLVGMTLGHLVFGPLSDRYGRRAPLLAGAAVCTAGTALCAVAPSLGWLVALRFVTGFSGAAGVVISRAVVADRVQGAAAARLFGVLMTLAGIAPIIAPLAGGAVIGAAGWRGVFWVLAGVSLLVTLAVVVGVPESLPKERRHEGGVRQVVASARDVVGDRAYMGYTLAFTFGFGTLFCYIAGSPFLLQNVLGMGVGASSVAFSGGAVVATLSSAAGARLVARVSPEALLRGGLLAMLAGTSLLLALTLAGLLGVVVCLVLLALVCGGLGLVVANAAALALARVPYASGVGSALLGTAQSALGAVVAPLAGLGGDSTAVPLFLGMTLCSGAAVLAPAVLVRGRGAPLGEGHPVLGEAGRLG